One Solibacillus isronensis genomic window carries:
- a CDS encoding PadR family transcriptional regulator — MSIQIYILSKLAKESSYPYKLKKELSEPIPFDKLANLTESKLYYHFESLTKQGLIQPTEIIKEENRPDKQVFAITEQGLALLPNKIYQLFEKADSLSETIVGLMNLDFVDRAKIIMILDEKLRKLEKKRDHIKSLNMQVKLEGPKKEGGDFLTGYFISRLENEGEWISSLIEKVRNQSI; from the coding sequence ATGTCCATCCAAATTTATATATTGAGCAAGTTAGCGAAAGAAAGCAGTTATCCATATAAGCTAAAAAAAGAGCTGTCAGAACCGATTCCTTTTGATAAACTGGCGAACCTGACAGAAAGCAAGCTCTATTATCATTTTGAGTCTTTGACAAAACAAGGACTTATCCAGCCAACTGAGATTATTAAAGAAGAAAATCGACCGGATAAGCAAGTTTTCGCTATTACAGAACAGGGTCTTGCATTGCTTCCAAACAAAATTTATCAGCTTTTCGAAAAAGCCGATTCCTTATCAGAAACAATTGTAGGTTTAATGAATCTGGACTTTGTGGATCGTGCAAAAATCATTATGATTCTTGATGAGAAATTACGAAAGCTTGAAAAGAAAAGAGATCATATTAAAAGCTTGAATATGCAGGTTAAGCTGGAGGGTCCTAAAAAAGAAGGTGGAGATTTTTTGACCGGCTATTTTATAAGTCGTTTAGAAAATGAAGGTGAGTGGATTTCTTCACTAATCGAAAAAGTACGGAATCAATCTATTTAA
- a CDS encoding serine/threonine protein kinase, translating into MVKDFEKVMDSLSKINVISNPNNEPVTIIGEAEGVRCVGIGTDAAVFQSENVPAYAFKLYAKDKAAKVMLEEGVYGKLDNSPFFSTCYGSNGNCLVLSYEEGKTLFDCILEGIHIPEQVIQDVEEAREYARSKGLNPRDIHLKNILLQNGRAKIIDVSEYTMSGNDFRWEHLKKGYEQYYHLIDGKSVPIGVVETVRKWYNRRRKNSLSFEEITTPILKLFFKN; encoded by the coding sequence ATGGTAAAGGACTTCGAAAAAGTAATGGATTCCCTTTCAAAAATAAATGTTATATCCAATCCGAATAATGAGCCAGTAACAATCATTGGTGAAGCAGAAGGTGTAAGATGTGTAGGGATCGGGACAGATGCGGCAGTTTTTCAGTCCGAAAATGTCCCGGCGTATGCATTCAAACTATATGCGAAAGACAAAGCGGCAAAAGTAATGTTGGAAGAAGGTGTTTACGGAAAGTTAGACAATTCGCCTTTCTTTTCAACATGCTATGGCTCGAACGGCAATTGTCTTGTATTAAGTTACGAGGAAGGGAAAACGCTCTTTGACTGCATTCTTGAAGGCATCCATATTCCGGAACAGGTAATACAAGATGTTGAAGAAGCAAGAGAATATGCGCGCAGCAAGGGGCTGAACCCGCGTGATATTCATTTAAAAAATATACTGTTGCAAAACGGCCGAGCTAAAATAATCGATGTTTCCGAATATACGATGTCCGGTAATGATTTCAGGTGGGAACATTTAAAAAAGGGCTATGAGCAATACTATCATTTAATTGACGGGAAATCCGTACCGATCGGCGTAGTTGAAACCGTTCGCAAGTGGTATAACAGGCGAAGGAAGAATTCATTGTCATTTGAAGAAATTACAACACCTATTTTAAAACTTTTCTTTAAAAATTGA